A stretch of the Cryomorphaceae bacterium 1068 genome encodes the following:
- a CDS encoding T9SS type A sorting domain-containing protein produces MKRLPTFLLILFSFQGFAQDEVEWFQPGQEWYYRVFCLTTIDCGTIHYAVVGEETIGGEEAAVLTRTEIQEGWNEADVRTEYLRYESDTVWRYSLQSEEWHMLFDFGAESGDVWTIQEEEDHGYTFPGEEPQDVLLFEVVVDSVDFWMEIPESPIQNRRVVYTSPTYNPVFSAFSFGLFTAPIIEGIGPVGSASDLIGNSNFVILPTYEARFQCFLENGELVYGVGGSPCFILSTDEVEQVDHGLIYPNPASESIFWDKQIDELRIFDARGKVVLQKNQIAGVSSVSISELERGFYTVVMTGGNGIFSQKLIVQ; encoded by the coding sequence ATGAAACGGCTTCCTACTTTTTTACTCATCCTTTTTTCTTTTCAAGGCTTTGCACAAGACGAAGTCGAATGGTTCCAGCCTGGACAGGAGTGGTATTACAGGGTCTTTTGTCTTACCACGATTGATTGCGGAACAATACATTATGCAGTTGTCGGAGAAGAAACAATTGGTGGTGAAGAAGCCGCCGTGTTAACAAGAACTGAAATTCAAGAGGGATGGAATGAAGCGGACGTACGCACGGAATACCTGCGCTATGAGAGCGATACGGTATGGCGCTATTCCTTGCAAAGTGAGGAGTGGCATATGTTGTTCGATTTTGGCGCTGAATCGGGAGATGTATGGACTATTCAAGAAGAGGAAGACCATGGATACACCTTTCCCGGCGAAGAGCCTCAAGATGTGCTGCTATTCGAAGTGGTAGTTGATTCAGTTGATTTTTGGATGGAAATTCCTGAATCACCTATTCAAAACAGGCGGGTTGTATACACATCTCCAACCTATAATCCTGTTTTTTCGGCTTTTTCATTCGGTTTATTTACTGCGCCGATCATTGAAGGTATCGGTCCTGTCGGTTCTGCATCAGATCTTATAGGTAATTCTAATTTCGTCATACTCCCTACCTATGAAGCTAGATTTCAGTGCTTTCTCGAAAATGGTGAATTGGTTTACGGAGTCGGTGGGAGTCCGTGTTTCATCCTCAGCACGGATGAAGTTGAACAAGTCGATCATGGTTTGATTTACCCCAATCCCGCTTCAGAGAGTATTTTTTGGGATAAGCAGATTGACGAATTGAGAATTTTCGATGCACGTGGAAAAGTGGTTCTTCAAAAGAATCAGATTGCCGGAGTTTCTTCCGTTTCCATTTCTGAATTAGAAAGGGGGTTTTACACAGTGGTGATGACAGGAGGTAACGGTATTTTCAGTCAGAAACTAATCGTTCAATAA
- a CDS encoding CPBP family intramembrane metalloprotease produces the protein MKSIAKELIRFTREYSHLGFLTSMSLLLAGLVAFNFTYDFEDSVIDSYTGSWLKGLWMFLYEGIPYLITVGLLAIFGLKKDWIKKPGFWVHFSIGFGILAFDRSWYLWPHVKDLLDPSESRFIYKNLSTVKGLLAVVLPLIVLYPILEPKGKTEFYGLQFKGFTPRPYFSILAVALVFIFIGGFFSDLQEYYPRYLKSGGSVFALHNGIPEWKVVAVYEFFYGLDFISTELIFRGFLILGMHKYLGPYVVYPMVVSYCVLHFGKPMTEAISSIFGGYILGIIALYHRNIWGGIIIHVGVAWGMEIIGYLHRVL, from the coding sequence TTGAAATCCATCGCCAAAGAACTCATCCGTTTTACCCGAGAATACAGCCATCTAGGCTTTCTCACCTCTATGAGCTTGCTTTTGGCAGGACTGGTCGCTTTCAATTTCACGTATGACTTTGAAGATTCGGTGATCGATTCTTACACGGGCTCTTGGCTAAAAGGGCTCTGGATGTTTTTGTATGAAGGCATTCCCTACCTCATCACTGTTGGCTTGCTGGCTATTTTCGGTTTAAAAAAGGACTGGATCAAAAAGCCGGGATTCTGGGTTCATTTCTCGATCGGTTTTGGGATACTTGCCTTTGATAGATCATGGTATCTCTGGCCTCATGTCAAAGATCTACTGGACCCCTCTGAATCAAGATTCATCTACAAAAACCTATCAACTGTAAAAGGTCTTCTCGCTGTCGTACTACCACTAATAGTCTTATACCCCATTTTAGAACCCAAAGGTAAAACAGAGTTTTATGGCTTGCAGTTCAAAGGGTTCACTCCTCGGCCTTATTTCAGTATTCTGGCAGTGGCGTTGGTATTCATTTTCATCGGTGGATTCTTCAGTGATCTACAAGAATATTACCCCCGCTACCTCAAAAGCGGCGGTAGCGTTTTCGCTCTGCACAATGGCATTCCCGAATGGAAAGTAGTAGCGGTTTACGAATTCTTTTATGGCCTCGATTTCATTTCTACAGAACTGATTTTTCGGGGATTTCTCATCCTCGGCATGCACAAGTATTTAGGCCCCTATGTGGTTTATCCCATGGTGGTAAGCTATTGCGTCTTACACTTTGGCAAGCCAATGACAGAGGCCATCTCTTCCATATTTGGCGGGTATATTTTAGGAATCATTGCACTGTATCACCGCAATATTTGGGGTGGTATCATCATTCACGTCGGCGTAGCTTGGGGCATGGAAATAATCGGCTATCTGCATCGCGTACTGTGA
- a CDS encoding T9SS type A sorting domain-containing protein: MKNPLFYITTGFAIILAFSVQGQVNSWSVSLTSQGEGSESINKMETDDSGNIFISGSYSGSENVMIGDVLLEPQGSLFLDSFFGKLSPSGEPQWIHPLGDPGTVFLAVRDFTVDDEGFSYVLIFVVPFVADLPLSFEFAGLTLNHLPGAGDTSILVKINQDGNGIWSKTLTGDASSVANANLTLLSDGNILVSGNFIGEAQFDEISLFSDGGAGLDLFAAKLDVNDDFVWANRFGSVELDQFVVAEPADDGGYFMSGYWSGEEFSIGGLTVTNDNPVIGGNFDRWIAKLDLDGVGEWLVREASLGDEAEAVLKTTSDGGVMAVSYAYDPIEIGDQSFETGAIAASKYDDGGNLAFVKELIAPEVGANSELLFLEGDGDTFFLSTSFASNTIEIGGEVFENQGGESGSYDGLLLEIDSEGDVTDGFSYGGDDQDYFTPAVLLPSGDLLISGAFSSSEITLGETTLVNSGEFTSDFFIANLSLPLGLFESSFNRSNLLIYPNPAVDNIQISGQLQNGTPALVRIYTLEGRLIDEIVRTAKPNNLIDVSHLQTGAYLIEWVQGNDQFVGKFLKN, from the coding sequence ATGAAAAATCCACTATTCTACATCACAACAGGCTTTGCAATTATTTTAGCTTTCTCCGTTCAGGGACAAGTAAACTCCTGGTCAGTTTCTCTGACTTCTCAAGGTGAAGGGTCGGAGAGCATAAATAAAATGGAGACAGATGACTCAGGCAATATTTTCATTTCAGGAAGTTACAGTGGGAGTGAAAATGTAATGATTGGTGATGTCCTACTCGAACCCCAAGGTTCGCTTTTCTTGGATTCATTCTTTGGTAAACTGAGTCCATCGGGAGAGCCTCAATGGATTCACCCCCTCGGCGATCCTGGCACTGTATTTTTAGCAGTGCGTGACTTTACGGTCGATGATGAAGGGTTTTCATATGTCCTGATTTTTGTAGTTCCTTTCGTGGCGGATCTTCCACTTTCATTTGAATTTGCAGGTCTTACCCTCAATCATTTGCCAGGTGCAGGCGATACGAGCATACTTGTTAAGATCAATCAAGATGGCAACGGCATCTGGAGCAAAACGCTCACAGGTGATGCTAGCTCTGTGGCTAACGCAAACTTAACGCTCCTTTCTGATGGCAATATTTTGGTTTCGGGAAACTTTATTGGTGAGGCTCAATTTGACGAGATCAGTTTGTTTTCAGACGGAGGTGCTGGTCTGGATCTTTTTGCCGCAAAACTTGACGTAAATGATGATTTCGTTTGGGCCAATAGGTTTGGCTCTGTTGAGCTAGATCAATTTGTGGTAGCGGAGCCAGCTGATGATGGTGGTTATTTCATGTCAGGGTATTGGTCTGGAGAGGAATTTTCCATAGGTGGATTAACGGTGACTAATGACAATCCTGTGATCGGGGGCAATTTTGATAGATGGATAGCCAAACTTGATTTAGACGGAGTAGGTGAATGGTTGGTTCGTGAAGCGAGTTTAGGCGATGAAGCTGAGGCTGTTCTAAAAACAACTTCAGATGGGGGGGTTATGGCAGTTTCCTATGCATATGATCCAATTGAAATTGGAGATCAGAGTTTTGAAACAGGTGCAATAGCAGCGAGTAAGTACGATGATGGGGGTAATTTGGCTTTTGTAAAAGAACTAATTGCTCCTGAGGTTGGCGCTAACAGTGAACTTCTATTTCTCGAAGGAGATGGGGATACCTTTTTTCTATCGACGTCGTTTGCCTCCAACACAATAGAAATTGGTGGTGAAGTTTTTGAGAATCAAGGAGGAGAATCAGGTTCATACGACGGCTTATTACTTGAAATAGACAGCGAAGGAGATGTGACCGATGGTTTTTCTTATGGGGGTGATGATCAAGACTATTTCACTCCTGCCGTTTTATTACCTAGTGGTGATTTATTGATTTCGGGAGCCTTTAGTAGTAGTGAAATAACATTAGGTGAGACCACTCTAGTCAACTCGGGTGAATTCACTTCTGACTTCTTCATAGCCAATCTGTCCTTACCTCTTGGATTATTTGAGAGCTCATTCAATCGCAGCAATCTTTTGATCTACCCCAATCCGGCTGTAGACAATATTCAGATTTCGGGTCAACTTCAAAATGGCACGCCTGCTCTAGTTCGCATTTATACGCTAGAAGGTAGATTAATCGATGAAATCGTTCGAACTGCGAAGCCAAATAACCTGATAGATGTATCACATTTACAGACAGGTGCTTACCTAATTGAATGGGTTCAAGGAAATGATCAGTTTGTGGGCAAATTTTTGAAAAACTGA
- a CDS encoding LytTR family DNA-binding domain-containing protein: MYKAVIVEDDSLSAEAFSDLLKGGEFDIEVAAVFDSVSSAITGIRNSAPDLLFLDMELGDGKGFDVLQAIGEISFEVIITTAHETYMLEAIKHSALDYLLKPVEKQELREAFRRFEKRIAQKVPKVDQQSVKSNKLVIPNQEGLILVEIEDILRLESDGPYTTLHLAGGQKKVSSKNLGFYEESLKHHSFFRVHHSHVVNLNHVANYVRGEGGHVVLSDKSIVAVSRRKKEDFLSVLGV; the protein is encoded by the coding sequence TTGTATAAAGCCGTTATAGTAGAAGACGATTCATTATCTGCAGAGGCATTTTCAGACCTACTGAAGGGAGGTGAATTCGATATTGAAGTGGCGGCGGTTTTCGATTCGGTATCGAGCGCTATCACAGGTATTCGGAATTCAGCTCCAGACTTATTATTTCTCGATATGGAACTAGGCGATGGAAAAGGATTTGACGTCTTGCAGGCCATAGGTGAGATTTCCTTTGAGGTGATCATTACCACCGCCCATGAAACATATATGTTGGAAGCAATTAAGCACTCTGCGCTGGATTATTTGCTCAAGCCGGTGGAAAAGCAAGAATTGAGAGAAGCGTTTCGTCGCTTTGAAAAACGTATTGCTCAAAAGGTTCCTAAAGTTGATCAGCAGTCAGTCAAATCAAATAAACTGGTTATCCCCAACCAAGAAGGGCTTATTTTGGTAGAAATTGAAGACATTCTTCGTCTTGAATCGGATGGACCGTACACTACCCTTCATCTTGCAGGTGGACAAAAGAAAGTATCGAGTAAGAACCTGGGTTTCTATGAGGAGTCACTAAAACATCATTCCTTTTTTCGGGTCCACCATAGTCACGTTGTGAACTTGAATCACGTGGCCAATTACGTGAGAGGAGAAGGAGGCCACGTAGTACTCTCAGACAAAAGTATAGTAGCCGTATCTCGCAGAAAAAAGGAAGATTTCCTCTCGGTACTTGGAGTCTGA
- a CDS encoding porin family protein produces MTKLKDAGLLIEEGRNDEAINLLKDALENCNFSSEDKITAHKALILAYFEIDDLESADASAEAIIKINPNYKADKLRDPAEMIALFEKYKPVVTFRAGLTGGINSTSVEASATYSIVTDDDTPGLANYESEVGFQIGATAEYRLWMELWVGSGLSFRRSSYSNSVPNVEGRTISYSEDLNYFDIPLSLNYYFLDSKLQPFVTAGGQVSFLASAVGELSRDDISDLVDRDIQREDVMVGFFGGAGLAYQYGNLSFRLSANYMFYPEEVNKEGTRYENLESIFRYYYLDNDFTIDFLQVKAGVVYHLGFKTAK; encoded by the coding sequence ATGACAAAACTGAAAGATGCGGGACTATTGATAGAAGAGGGGAGAAATGATGAGGCTATCAATCTATTAAAAGATGCCCTTGAGAACTGCAACTTCTCGTCAGAAGACAAGATCACGGCTCACAAAGCTTTGATACTAGCCTACTTCGAAATTGATGATTTGGAAAGTGCCGATGCCTCGGCGGAAGCCATCATAAAAATCAATCCCAATTACAAGGCGGACAAATTGCGCGATCCTGCCGAGATGATCGCACTTTTTGAGAAGTACAAGCCGGTAGTGACATTCAGGGCGGGATTGACTGGTGGAATCAATAGTACTTCCGTCGAGGCATCGGCTACTTATTCTATTGTTACCGATGATGATACACCCGGATTAGCCAACTATGAATCAGAGGTAGGTTTTCAAATTGGCGCTACAGCTGAATACCGACTTTGGATGGAGCTTTGGGTAGGTTCGGGATTGAGCTTTCGGCGATCTTCCTATTCCAATTCTGTACCCAATGTAGAGGGAAGGACCATTTCTTACAGTGAAGACCTGAACTACTTTGATATACCGTTGAGCCTGAATTATTATTTTCTTGATTCCAAATTACAGCCCTTCGTTACTGCAGGCGGACAGGTCTCCTTTTTGGCTTCGGCAGTGGGAGAGCTTAGTCGTGACGATATTTCAGATCTTGTTGATCGTGACATCCAACGGGAAGATGTGATGGTTGGTTTTTTCGGTGGAGCTGGACTAGCCTATCAATATGGCAACCTTTCTTTCCGCTTATCGGCAAACTATATGTTCTACCCCGAAGAGGTTAATAAAGAAGGAACCCGCTACGAAAACTTGGAAAGCATTTTTAGGTACTACTACCTCGACAATGATTTTACCATCGACTTTTTGCAGGTCAAAGCGGGTGTGGTGTACCACCTAGGATTTAAGACCGCGAAATGA
- a CDS encoding T9SS type A sorting domain-containing protein, which produces MRKINYCLFSALYLSSLSMQVDAQTPEWQSVTESGGAESETARLISEDQDGNVFVAGNYSGDFSYAGQSFEYSENENPSGSDAFLSKLSPDGTTVWSINLGNPNTQLSYFSGLVNDFEGNTYLCGIIQPTVPGLMVSFAGFEVIANPPNSAFLCKIDADGNGVWIKTFSASGSDFLITVNPSLGIDSNDDLILGGSFTGTLDLDGTILSVIGNHFDHFTSKFDSDGNVLWAKSFGSSNTEQLLTLSVASDDGIFLGGSWSGDSLFLGDLVVVNDDPLVGDNFDRWIGKLNSDGEEILLSREAVGGSNPFLVNPAAIAPAADGGAMILSGVYNPITIGGEEISENGVLMTKYNFEGQLASVEFIAELTPSGTIIPDGNGNYFYAGNFTTPEITIGTDVFSNMGGATGTTDAVLIQCDENGATNYALQIGDVENESISRLRLMSSSQLLVAGTYNSSSLSLGGETLENIGFLTNDFFLGNLDFTTGLIEWNDAEEISVFPNPASDLLSIDLPSIERGNSKVSIFDMNGRVVYQANERMSKVKRLDVSFLENGIYVLDIQGAEAHYVSKFIVNK; this is translated from the coding sequence ATGAGAAAAATTAACTATTGTCTATTTAGTGCTTTGTATCTTTCCAGTCTTTCCATGCAGGTAGATGCGCAAACGCCTGAATGGCAAAGTGTAACAGAGTCGGGTGGTGCGGAGAGTGAAACGGCTAGACTGATATCAGAAGATCAGGATGGAAATGTTTTTGTTGCGGGGAATTATTCAGGTGATTTTTCATACGCAGGTCAATCTTTTGAGTATTCGGAAAACGAGAACCCAAGTGGTTCAGATGCTTTTCTCTCAAAATTAAGTCCAGATGGAACCACGGTATGGTCCATAAATCTGGGCAATCCAAATACTCAACTTTCATATTTTTCAGGATTGGTAAATGACTTTGAAGGTAATACCTATCTCTGCGGAATTATTCAACCTACTGTACCTGGTTTAATGGTATCATTTGCCGGGTTTGAAGTAATCGCAAACCCGCCAAACTCTGCGTTCTTATGTAAAATTGATGCTGATGGAAACGGTGTATGGATCAAGACATTTAGTGCATCGGGAAGCGATTTCCTAATAACGGTAAACCCCTCTCTCGGAATAGATAGTAATGACGATCTTATTCTTGGTGGTTCTTTTACAGGTACATTGGACTTAGATGGTACAATTTTATCAGTGATAGGAAATCATTTTGACCACTTCACAAGTAAGTTTGATTCAGATGGAAATGTGCTTTGGGCCAAAAGTTTCGGGAGTTCCAATACAGAACAACTCTTAACCTTAAGCGTGGCAAGCGACGATGGTATATTTCTCGGTGGATCTTGGTCAGGGGATAGTCTCTTTTTGGGTGACTTAGTTGTCGTAAACGACGACCCATTGGTGGGTGACAATTTTGATCGGTGGATTGGAAAGTTGAATTCAGATGGAGAGGAAATACTTCTAAGCCGAGAAGCCGTTGGTGGTTCTAACCCTTTTCTTGTGAACCCCGCAGCTATTGCACCTGCAGCAGATGGTGGTGCAATGATCCTTTCGGGTGTCTATAATCCAATCACGATTGGCGGAGAAGAAATCAGTGAGAATGGAGTGTTGATGACAAAATATAACTTTGAGGGACAGCTGGCATCCGTTGAATTCATTGCTGAATTGACACCTTCAGGGACCATCATTCCAGATGGTAATGGAAACTACTTTTATGCTGGGAATTTCACAACGCCGGAAATAACCATAGGTACGGATGTATTTTCCAACATGGGTGGAGCAACGGGTACGACCGATGCGGTGTTAATCCAATGCGATGAAAATGGGGCCACCAATTACGCACTGCAAATAGGGGATGTAGAGAATGAATCTATTTCAAGATTGAGATTGATGTCGTCGAGTCAATTGTTGGTGGCTGGAACGTACAATAGCTCAAGCTTAAGCTTAGGTGGCGAAACGCTTGAAAATATTGGGTTTCTGACCAATGATTTTTTCTTGGGTAATTTGGATTTCACTACGGGGCTTATCGAATGGAACGATGCCGAGGAAATTTCTGTTTTTCCAAATCCAGCTAGCGACTTACTTAGCATCGACTTACCATCCATTGAAAGAGGTAATTCCAAGGTGTCCATTTTCGACATGAATGGTCGTGTTGTTTATCAAGCCAATGAAAGGATGAGCAAGGTGAAGCGTTTGGATGTGTCTTTCCTCGAAAACGGAATTTATGTTTTGGATATCCAAGGGGCAGAAGCTCATTATGTGAGCAAATTTATTGTCAATAAGTAA
- a CDS encoding ATP-binding protein — MTIVFIVVFLLAGIAVGFFVSKAKAAKEQSSVLQFLKASATGQIADEAGMPDRAREIAILIKSTQEEEEIEKSTSDPAVDENIDTTIKERLNNTLIINELGQKITSSLELENTFDHLHHTLNSLMDASALELGVYNEEMERWSVFSNLEKPHVGEYNNHFATWVLKNDRVVFLNDAELDYGRFVDTPLQLKGGEMAQSLMSFPISIDGIVRGTITIISFRKDAFNDYHKDSIDQLLGFLSVALQNAFTHEQLNLLKIRAEQSEKHEQQFLANMSHEIRTPMNAVLGMTNLLLDTPMNEKQVKYLRAINTSSKNLLVIINDILDLSKLEAGKMEIERIPFRIRDVIENVSETNRFKAEEKGLNFEINISPDIPDVVKGDPTRLNQIITNLCSNAIKFTEKGRITISVDQPKDSHFISFRVIDTGIGIPEDKLHLLFSNFKQVDSSTFRKYGGTGLGLSISKTLIELQGGKVEVKSELGKGSEFSVQIPYEVGDVDDVKSLDGDKKSDYSSLTGMRILIAEDNEYNQIVVNDTLESLIPDVHLDIAENGLIALEMATTNEYDAILMDAQMPEMDGLDSTRSIRKLADSDKSKIPIIALTASVHKADIDKCLDAGMDDFVPKPFTRDELLGTLAKYYESANPKTEVKKQSVPAKETPSEVSENAIVAPQNGMVTHLEFLREFAEGDETRMRKYVGMYLKLLPGNLEKIEAATAQNDNELLVKVLHSMRPHLNYMGMKKAAEIAGNIESAVREEADQSFVPEAAQTILNQCKKSEGELNEWLSK; from the coding sequence ATGACTATCGTATTCATCGTAGTATTTCTTTTGGCAGGCATAGCAGTTGGTTTTTTTGTGTCCAAAGCAAAGGCAGCGAAAGAGCAGAGCTCTGTATTGCAATTCCTGAAGGCCTCCGCTACAGGTCAGATAGCCGATGAAGCTGGAATGCCTGATCGGGCTAGAGAAATTGCAATACTGATCAAGTCAACACAGGAAGAAGAGGAGATCGAAAAGTCTACAAGTGATCCTGCAGTCGATGAAAACATTGATACTACAATAAAAGAACGACTCAATAATACCCTTATCATCAATGAACTCGGGCAAAAAATCACTTCTTCGCTCGAACTTGAAAACACCTTCGATCACCTACACCACACCCTCAACTCCTTAATGGATGCTTCCGCATTGGAATTGGGCGTGTACAATGAAGAGATGGAAAGATGGTCGGTTTTCTCCAATCTGGAAAAGCCTCATGTGGGTGAGTACAATAATCACTTTGCAACTTGGGTGCTTAAGAATGACCGTGTGGTTTTCTTGAATGACGCCGAACTTGATTACGGCCGATTTGTGGATACGCCTCTGCAATTGAAAGGTGGAGAGATGGCTCAAAGTCTGATGTCGTTTCCCATTTCCATTGATGGAATCGTTCGCGGAACCATTACTATCATCAGCTTTAGAAAAGACGCTTTCAACGATTACCACAAGGACAGCATCGATCAGCTTCTCGGCTTTCTTTCGGTGGCTTTGCAAAACGCTTTCACTCACGAGCAACTCAATCTTTTGAAGATTAGAGCAGAACAGAGCGAAAAACACGAGCAACAGTTCCTGGCAAACATGAGCCACGAAATTCGCACTCCGATGAACGCCGTTTTGGGAATGACGAATCTCCTTCTCGATACGCCCATGAACGAGAAACAAGTGAAGTACCTCAGGGCTATCAACACCTCTTCGAAGAATCTACTGGTTATTATCAACGATATTCTCGACCTCAGCAAGCTCGAAGCGGGTAAAATGGAAATCGAACGGATCCCTTTTCGCATAAGAGATGTCATTGAAAATGTGAGTGAAACAAACCGATTTAAAGCAGAAGAGAAAGGCTTAAACTTCGAAATAAACATCAGTCCCGACATACCCGATGTAGTAAAAGGCGATCCGACCAGGCTCAATCAAATTATCACCAATCTATGTTCCAACGCCATCAAGTTCACCGAAAAAGGACGTATTACCATAAGTGTGGATCAGCCCAAGGATAGCCATTTTATCTCTTTCCGAGTAATCGATACAGGAATTGGAATTCCCGAAGACAAATTGCACTTGCTCTTCAGCAACTTTAAGCAAGTAGATTCAAGTACGTTTAGAAAGTACGGTGGTACAGGGTTGGGACTTTCTATCTCAAAAACACTGATCGAACTGCAAGGTGGAAAGGTAGAAGTGAAAAGTGAATTAGGGAAAGGATCCGAATTCTCAGTGCAAATTCCATACGAAGTGGGTGATGTGGATGATGTTAAGAGTTTGGATGGCGATAAAAAGTCCGACTACAGCTCATTGACTGGCATGAGAATCCTCATTGCAGAGGACAACGAGTACAATCAAATTGTGGTAAATGACACTTTGGAATCGTTGATTCCTGATGTACACCTAGACATTGCCGAGAATGGCTTGATTGCTCTGGAAATGGCAACGACCAATGAGTATGATGCGATTCTTATGGATGCTCAAATGCCCGAAATGGACGGATTGGATTCTACACGTTCGATTCGAAAATTAGCAGACTCCGACAAATCTAAAATCCCAATCATAGCCCTAACCGCAAGCGTGCACAAAGCCGATATCGATAAATGTCTGGATGCGGGAATGGACGATTTCGTTCCCAAGCCTTTTACACGCGATGAACTACTCGGTACGCTGGCCAAATATTATGAAAGTGCGAATCCAAAAACCGAGGTGAAGAAACAATCGGTTCCTGCCAAAGAAACTCCATCTGAGGTATCAGAGAATGCCATTGTTGCACCTCAAAATGGTATGGTTACACATCTGGAATTCTTGCGCGAATTTGCCGAAGGCGACGAAACGAGAATGAGAAAGTACGTGGGTATGTACCTGAAGCTTCTTCCCGGGAATCTGGAGAAGATCGAAGCTGCCACTGCTCAAAATGACAATGAATTGCTCGTAAAAGTACTGCACTCCATGAGGCCACACCTCAACTATATGGGGATGAAGAAGGCAGCTGAAATTGCAGGGAATATTGAAAGTGCCGTGCGAGAAGAAGCTGATCAGTCATTTGTACCTGAGGCGGCACAAACAATTTTAAATCAATGTAAAAAATCTGAAGGCGAACTAAATGAATGGCTTAGCAAATAA
- a CDS encoding response regulator yields MNGLANKFTGNRTKRICIVDDDEMLSMMLEDHLAKNPSYFIETFPTGEDFLKILDEEETPDVIILDFNLDSIQPEAMNGLEVLKQIKSYDRTIKVIMYSSQEQYGKALQTISTGAVEYIIKDDGAFQKIEKILRALS; encoded by the coding sequence ATGAATGGCTTAGCAAATAAATTTACGGGCAATCGCACCAAGCGCATCTGCATTGTAGATGATGACGAGATGCTCAGCATGATGCTGGAAGATCATCTCGCCAAAAACCCGTCGTATTTCATAGAAACATTTCCTACGGGTGAGGATTTTTTAAAAATCTTGGATGAGGAAGAAACCCCTGATGTGATTATCTTGGATTTCAATTTGGATTCAATTCAGCCCGAAGCAATGAATGGTCTTGAGGTGTTGAAGCAAATTAAATCCTACGATCGAACCATAAAAGTAATCATGTATTCATCTCAAGAACAATACGGCAAAGCTTTACAAACCATTTCGACGGGTGCAGTAGAATACATCATCAAGGACGATGGGGCGTTTCAAAAAATTGAAAAAATTTTAAGGGCCTTAAGCTAA
- a CDS encoding response regulator, with amino-acid sequence MDSRELNILIIEDDPFITMVYQDHMEASKAAHFKWDVCTDLASGISALGSKSYDVLLLDLNLPDSDHENTVSRIPEISDHLPIVVMTSTNDELLALKTMNMGGQDYLIKNKLDPTLFIRSMLYAIERHELKRELKSAKKKSDDLLLNILPAEVVKEVKVNGFAEAKEFDQATIIFTDFKGFTAMSEKVSPKQLVKDLHECFSAFDRITSAYGIEKIKTIGDAYMAAGGLPTPNKTHATDIINAAFEMRDFVAEGKRRKIENGLPYFEIRIGINTGPVVAGIVGLKKFQYDIWGDTVNTASRMESSGEIGEVNISRTTYDLVKDNLNFHFESRGKLEVKGKGLMEMWRVHSNK; translated from the coding sequence ATGGATAGCCGAGAGTTAAATATATTGATTATTGAAGATGACCCGTTTATCACGATGGTTTATCAAGATCATATGGAAGCTTCAAAAGCTGCTCATTTCAAGTGGGATGTATGCACTGACTTGGCATCGGGTATCTCCGCATTGGGTAGTAAGTCGTATGATGTTCTTCTGCTGGATTTAAACCTTCCCGACTCAGACCACGAAAACACCGTTTCTCGAATACCTGAAATATCAGACCATCTTCCCATTGTGGTGATGACCAGTACCAATGACGAACTACTGGCTCTTAAAACCATGAACATGGGTGGGCAGGATTATTTGATTAAAAACAAGCTCGACCCTACGCTATTTATACGGTCGATGCTATATGCCATTGAGCGCCACGAACTGAAACGAGAACTGAAATCAGCCAAGAAAAAAAGCGACGATTTGTTGTTGAATATTCTTCCGGCAGAAGTTGTGAAAGAAGTCAAAGTAAATGGTTTTGCTGAAGCAAAAGAATTCGATCAGGCCACTATAATATTTACTGATTTCAAGGGGTTTACAGCGATGAGTGAAAAGGTTAGTCCAAAGCAATTGGTCAAAGACCTTCACGAATGTTTCTCAGCTTTTGATAGAATTACTTCGGCGTACGGAATAGAAAAAATAAAGACGATTGGAGATGCTTACATGGCGGCTGGCGGATTGCCAACACCCAATAAAACCCATGCCACCGATATCATTAATGCCGCTTTTGAGATGAGGGATTTTGTAGCCGAAGGCAAAAGGAGAAAAATAGAAAATGGTCTTCCTTATTTTGAGATAAGAATTGGCATAAACACGGGGCCGGTAGTGGCCGGTATTGTTGGTCTAAAGAAGTTTCAGTACGACATTTGGGGAGATACCGTCAACACCGCCAGCCGCATGGAAAGTAGCGGAGAAATAGGTGAGGTGAACATTAGCCGCACAACCTACGACTTGGTGAAAGACAATTTGAATTTCCATTTTGAGTCAAGAGGCAAGTTAGAGGTCAAGGGAAAGGGGTTGATGGAAATGTGGAGAGTCCATTCAAACAAATGA